In Nitratireductor mangrovi, the genomic window GGTAGTGATGTTGTCTTCGCGGCTTGGCAACGGCCGAGGCAATTTGGACGTAAGGCGGGACGCCGCGGCTGGGAGTGTGGAGTTGAGCGCAGGCGTCGCCTATTGACTCGCGTTTTTTTCACAGCTCAAAATTAGCTCATTCTGTAATGATCCGGTCGAGGAGCCGTCTGGATGAGCGCGCCGATCTTTACTTCCGAGCAGATCACCCGACAGCTGCGAACGCAATGGCGGGATGGCACGCCGGACAACCAGACGCGCGACTGGTCTCATGTATCCAGCGTGGATTACTACATCGGCGATTTGCCGGCGAACAACGGTCAGCCGGAAAACGCGTCATGGGTTCCCATGAGCGACACTGGCAAGGCCGCCGCCGCCCTGGCATTCGAATTGTGGGACGATTTGATCGCGATAAACCTGAACCGCGTATTTGCGCCGGCTCAGAACCAGATCCAGTTCCAATATGCGACGAGCACCCAGGACAACGGCACGTATGCAAAGCAGCAGTGGCAGGATAGTACCGATCCGAGCGACTATGGGGGGCTTCATCGTGAACTGACCAGATCGGACATCTGGTTTAGCACCACCTGGGCGACCCACAACGAAGATTCGGATCTGTTGCTAGGCCTATACGGGTTCCAGACGTATATCCATGAGATTGGCCACGCACTGGGCCTGTCCCACCCCGGCGACTATAATGCGGGCCCCGGGCAGGTCATTACCTACGAGAATGATGCTGAGTTCGCGCAAGACACGCGTCATACGACCGTGATGTCCTATTTCGGCGGATACGACAAGCCAACGAAGACCTGGGTAACCGAAGGCTCCGCGTCAGCGCTCTTTCATTCGTCGACCCCCTTGATCGGCGATATCGCGGCCATACAGGCGGCATACGGTGCGGATATGACCACCCGCACTGGAGATACGACTTATGGGTATAATTCGACAGCTGGCAGTATCTACGATTTCAACTTCTATTCATCCAGCAGCGTGCCAATTTTTGCGATCTGGGATGCCGGCGGTACTGATACGTTGGACGGTTCCGGAACCGGGCTGGGGCAAGATATCAACCTGAATGCCGGGACATACTCGTCGATGGCCGGGGAGACCGAGAATGTGGGAATCGCTTACGGCGCGGTCATCGAGAATGCGATAGGCGGGACCGGGAACGACACGATCAGGGGCAACGCGGCCAACAATAGCCTTAGCGGTGGTGCCGGCAACGACACGCTGTTTGGCGGTGACGGCACCGACACGCTGTCTGGCGGTGGCGACAACGACATTCTTGACGGCGGCTCCGGTGCCGATCAACTCGACGGTGGCAGCGGCGTCGACACGGCCGACTATTCGGCGTCGGCCGGGCGCGTCAATGTCAGCCTGTCGACGGGAACGGCGCTTGGTGGGGATGCGCATGGCGACACGCTGTCCGGCATCGAGAACCTGATCGGGACCAACTCGTCGCTGACCGACTTCCTCACCGGCAACAGCCTTGCCAACCGGATCGAGGGTTTGGCTGGCGATGATTTTCTCGCAGGGCTCGGCGGGGCTGATGTTCTGATCGGCGGTAGCGGCGTCGACACGGCCGACTATTCAGCCTCTACGCAGCGCATCGCGGTGAACCTGGCGAGCGGGAAGGGTTTTGGCGGAGACGCGCAGGGCGACACGCTGTCCGGCATCGAGAACCTGATCGGGACCAACTCGTCGCTGACCGACTTCCTCACCGGCAACAGCCTTGCCAACCGGATCGAGGGTCTTGCCGGAGACGATCTGCTGGCTGGGCTCGGTGGGGCTGACGTTCTGATCGGCGGCAGCGGCATAGACACGGCGGACTACTCCGCGTCGACCGGGCGCATCAACGTCAACCTGTCGACCGGTACCGGGCTGGGCGGCGACGCGCATGGCGATACACTTTCGGGTATCGAGAACCTGATCGGCACCAACGTCTCGCTGGGCGACTTCCTGACCGGAGATGGTGGCAACAACGTCATTGCCGGCCTGGCCGGTCCTGACCAGATCAACGGCATGGGCGGCGTCGACACGGCCGACTATTCAGCCTCTACGCAGCGCATCGCGGTGAACCTGGCGAGCGGGAAGGGTTTTGGCGGCGACGCGCAGGGCGACACGCTGTCCGGCATCGAGAACCTGATCGGGACCAACTCGTCGCTGACCGACTTCCTCACCGGCAACAGCCTTGCCAACCGGATCGAGGGTCTTGCCGGAGACGATCTGCTGGCCGGGCTCGGTGGGGCTGACGTTCTGATCGGCGGCAGCGGCATCGACACGGCGGACTACTCGGCGTCGACCGGGCGCATCAACGTCAACCTGTCGACCGGCACCGGGCTGGGCGGCGACGCGCATGGCGATACACTTTCGGGTATCGAGAACCTGATCGGCACCAACGTCTCGCTGGGCGACTTCCTGACCGGAGATGGTGGCAACAACGTCATTGCCGGCCTGGCCGGTCCCGACCAGATCAACGGCATGGGCGGCATCGACACGGCGGACTATTCGGCGTCTGCCGGGCGCATCAACGTGAACCTGTCGACTGGCACCGGACTTGGCGGCGACGCGCATGGTGACACGCTGTCGGGCATCGAGAACCTGATCGGGACCAACTCGTCGCTGACCGACTTCCTGACCGGCGACGCGTTCGCCAATACGATTGCCGGTCTTGCCGGCGCCGACCAGATCGACGGAATGGGCGGCATCGACACGGCGGACTATTCGGCATCTGCCGGGCGCATCAATGTGAACCTGACGAACGGAACCGGACTTGGCGGCGACGCGCATGGTGACACGCTGTCCGGCATCGAGAACCTGATCGGGACCAACTCGTCGCTGACCGACTTCCTGACCGGCAACAGCCTCGCCAACCGGATCGAAGGCCTTGCCGGTGATGACCTCATCGCCGGGCTTGGCGGGGCCGACATCCTCATCGGAGGAGCCGGCGTCGACACGGCGGACTATTCGGCGTCTGGCGGGCGCATCAATGTAGATCTGTCGACTGGCACCGGGTTGGGCGGCGATGCGCACGGCGACACGCTTTCGGGCATCGAGAACCTGATCGGCACGAACATTGCGATGACCGACTTTCTGACCGGCAACGCTTTCGCCAACACGATTGCCGGTCTTGCCGGCGCCGACCAGATCGACGGCATGGGCGGCATCGACACGGCGGACTATTCGGCGTCTGCCGGGCGCATCAACGTGAACCTGTCGACAGGCGCGGGATTGGGTGGCGACGCGCATGGCGACACGCTGTCGGGCATCGAGAATCTGATCGGGACCAACTCCTCGCTGACGGACTTCCTGACCGGCGATGGCGGCAACAACGTGATTGCCGGTCTGGCGGGCGCCGACCAGATCAATGGCATGGGCGGCATCGACACGGCCGACTACTCGGCCTCGACCGGGCGCGTCAATGTGAACCTTTCGAACGGCACCGGGCTGGGCGGTGATGCCCATGGCGACACGCTTTCGGGCATCGAGAACCTGATCGGCACCAACGTTGCGATGACCGACTTCCTGACCGGTGACGCAAGCGCCAACCGGATCGAGGGTCTTGCCGGCGACGACGAGA contains:
- a CDS encoding M10 family metallopeptidase C-terminal domain-containing protein: MSAPIFTSEQITRQLRTQWRDGTPDNQTRDWSHVSSVDYYIGDLPANNGQPENASWVPMSDTGKAAAALAFELWDDLIAINLNRVFAPAQNQIQFQYATSTQDNGTYAKQQWQDSTDPSDYGGLHRELTRSDIWFSTTWATHNEDSDLLLGLYGFQTYIHEIGHALGLSHPGDYNAGPGQVITYENDAEFAQDTRHTTVMSYFGGYDKPTKTWVTEGSASALFHSSTPLIGDIAAIQAAYGADMTTRTGDTTYGYNSTAGSIYDFNFYSSSSVPIFAIWDAGGTDTLDGSGTGLGQDINLNAGTYSSMAGETENVGIAYGAVIENAIGGTGNDTIRGNAANNSLSGGAGNDTLFGGDGTDTLSGGGDNDILDGGSGADQLDGGSGVDTADYSASAGRVNVSLSTGTALGGDAHGDTLSGIENLIGTNSSLTDFLTGNSLANRIEGLAGDDFLAGLGGADVLIGGSGVDTADYSASTQRIAVNLASGKGFGGDAQGDTLSGIENLIGTNSSLTDFLTGNSLANRIEGLAGDDLLAGLGGADVLIGGSGIDTADYSASTGRINVNLSTGTGLGGDAHGDTLSGIENLIGTNVSLGDFLTGDGGNNVIAGLAGPDQINGMGGVDTADYSASTQRIAVNLASGKGFGGDAQGDTLSGIENLIGTNSSLTDFLTGNSLANRIEGLAGDDLLAGLGGADVLIGGSGIDTADYSASTGRINVNLSTGTGLGGDAHGDTLSGIENLIGTNVSLGDFLTGDGGNNVIAGLAGPDQINGMGGIDTADYSASAGRINVNLSTGTGLGGDAHGDTLSGIENLIGTNSSLTDFLTGDAFANTIAGLAGADQIDGMGGIDTADYSASAGRINVNLTNGTGLGGDAHGDTLSGIENLIGTNSSLTDFLTGNSLANRIEGLAGDDLIAGLGGADILIGGAGVDTADYSASGGRINVDLSTGTGLGGDAHGDTLSGIENLIGTNIAMTDFLTGNAFANTIAGLAGADQIDGMGGIDTADYSASAGRINVNLSTGAGLGGDAHGDTLSGIENLIGTNSSLTDFLTGDGGNNVIAGLAGADQINGMGGIDTADYSASTGRVNVNLSNGTGLGGDAHGDTLSGIENLIGTNVAMTDFLTGDASANRIEGLAGDDEINGKEGTDIFVGGGGDDLFIFDTALGAGNIDAILDFVVADDMIRLASSIFTGLSAGGLTAAAFRVGAAAADADDRVIYNAGSGGLFFDVDGNGAQGQVQFASLSTGLALTNDNFLVA